A section of the Chryseobacterium scophthalmum genome encodes:
- a CDS encoding DUF1801 domain-containing protein, whose amino-acid sequence MINPDIFDYNERQSDSDKEICMILSQLIDSGLNDAENKIWHAHPVWFLERNPIVGYSKQKKGIRLMFWSGKSFNEEQLNVEGEKFQDASVFYNNVNGINETDILRWLEKSVEIQWDYKNIVKRKGELIRLK is encoded by the coding sequence ATGATTAATCCAGATATTTTTGATTACAACGAAAGACAATCAGATTCAGACAAAGAAATTTGCATGATACTTTCTCAATTGATTGATTCTGGACTGAATGATGCTGAAAATAAAATTTGGCACGCTCATCCAGTCTGGTTTTTAGAAAGAAATCCGATTGTGGGTTACAGCAAACAGAAAAAGGGAATTCGCCTGATGTTTTGGAGCGGAAAATCTTTTAATGAAGAACAGTTGAATGTAGAAGGAGAGAAATTTCAGGATGCCTCTGTATTTTATAATAATGTGAATGGAATAAATGAAACTGATATTTTGCGCTGGCTTGAAAAGTCTGTGGAAATACAATGGGATTATAAAAATATTGTAAAAAGAAAAGGCGAATTGATCAGACTGAAATAA
- a CDS encoding four helix bundle protein: MRENDLLTRTFEFGVNCLIFLRKLPNDSESKLIRFQLGKSATSIGANYEESQAGSSKADFRNKVKIALREARESNFWLRVLGKLDGYDSEEFKFLLKESSELKNILAAIVNNTKL, from the coding sequence ATGAGAGAAAACGATTTACTTACGAGAACTTTTGAATTTGGAGTTAATTGTCTTATATTTTTAAGAAAACTACCAAATGATTCTGAAAGTAAATTGATAAGATTTCAGCTTGGAAAATCTGCTACATCAATTGGTGCTAATTATGAAGAATCTCAAGCCGGATCTTCTAAAGCAGACTTTAGAAATAAAGTAAAAATTGCATTGAGAGAAGCCAGAGAAAGTAATTTTTGGCTTCGGGTTTTGGGAAAATTAGATGGTTATGATTCTGAGGAATTTAAATTTCTATTGAAAGAAAGTTCCGAATTGAAAAATATTCTCGCTGCAATAGTAAATAACACTAAACTTTAA
- a CDS encoding polyprenyl synthetase family protein: MANIVEEIKQPINEEMKLFEQKFYESMQSRVALLDKVTRFIVTTKGKQMRPMFVFLCAKLIGDVNEKTYRGASMIELIHTATLVHDDVVDESFKRRNFFSINALWKNKIAVLVGDFLLSKAVLLSTDHKDYDLLSVISRTIREMSEGELLQLEKARKLDITEDVYYEIIRQKTATLIAACCEIGALSNGADENLAKKMMQFGTYTGMAFQIKDDLFDYLSSNVIGKPVGIDIKEQKMTLPLIHTLKIASETDRKYYFNTIKRYNNDQKRVKELIAFVKSSGGLDYAITVMKDFQQKAKDILNEFPDSQVRESLHKMLDYVIERKF, encoded by the coding sequence GTGGCAAACATTGTAGAAGAAATCAAGCAGCCGATCAATGAGGAAATGAAACTTTTCGAGCAGAAGTTTTATGAATCTATGCAGAGCAGAGTCGCTTTACTCGATAAAGTTACCCGTTTTATTGTTACCACAAAAGGAAAACAGATGCGTCCAATGTTTGTGTTTTTGTGTGCAAAACTGATTGGAGATGTCAACGAAAAAACATATCGTGGCGCTTCAATGATCGAGTTGATTCACACGGCAACTTTGGTGCACGATGATGTGGTGGATGAAAGTTTTAAACGTCGTAATTTCTTTTCAATCAATGCGTTGTGGAAGAATAAGATTGCGGTTTTAGTTGGTGATTTTTTACTTTCAAAAGCGGTTTTACTTTCTACCGACCATAAAGATTACGATTTACTTTCCGTGATTTCAAGAACCATCAGAGAAATGTCTGAAGGTGAACTTCTTCAGTTGGAAAAAGCGAGAAAACTCGATATTACCGAAGATGTTTATTATGAAATTATCCGTCAGAAAACGGCTACTTTAATTGCTGCATGTTGCGAAATCGGAGCTTTATCAAATGGAGCTGATGAAAATTTAGCTAAAAAAATGATGCAGTTCGGTACCTACACAGGAATGGCGTTTCAGATCAAAGATGATTTATTTGACTATTTAAGTTCAAACGTAATCGGAAAACCAGTTGGAATCGACATTAAAGAACAAAAAATGACTCTACCTTTGATTCATACTTTAAAAATAGCCAGCGAAACCGACAGAAAGTATTATTTCAATACAATTAAGCGTTACAACAACGATCAAAAACGAGTAAAAGAATTGATTGCTTTTGTAAAAAGTTCGGGCGGTTTAGACTATGCAATTACCGTAATGAAAGATTTTCAGCAAAAAGCTAAAGATATTCTTAACGAATTTCCGGATTCTCAGGTTAGAGAATCTTTACATAAGATGCTTGATTACGTTATCGAAAGAAAGTTCTAA
- a CDS encoding protein-L-isoaspartate(D-aspartate) O-methyltransferase: protein MHDSFVHKGKRKNLVEYLRHKIGISDENVLSAINEVPRHLFIESIFEDFAYEDRAFPILAHQTISHPSTVAEQSELLQVKPGEKVLEIGTGCGYQTAVLLAMKALVYTVERQKDLFDFSKKKLREMHLYPKFQSFGDGFAGLPTFAPFDKIIVTCGAAVLPTELLKQLKVGGKMVIPLGPTDQQVLYRFTKISPTEIEKEEFGAYKFVPMLNNTNQ from the coding sequence ATGCATGATTCGTTTGTACATAAAGGGAAAAGAAAAAATTTGGTTGAATATCTCAGACACAAGATTGGGATTTCGGATGAGAATGTACTTTCTGCAATAAATGAAGTACCAAGACATCTTTTTATTGAAAGTATTTTTGAAGATTTTGCGTACGAAGACCGTGCTTTCCCGATATTGGCGCATCAGACGATTTCCCATCCTTCAACAGTAGCAGAACAGTCTGAACTTCTGCAGGTAAAACCTGGTGAAAAAGTACTTGAAATAGGAACAGGTTGTGGTTACCAAACTGCTGTTTTATTAGCAATGAAAGCTTTAGTTTATACCGTTGAAAGGCAGAAAGATCTTTTTGATTTTTCTAAAAAGAAACTTCGTGAAATGCATTTGTATCCCAAGTTTCAGAGTTTTGGTGATGGCTTTGCCGGACTTCCTACTTTTGCCCCTTTCGATAAAATTATCGTGACTTGTGGAGCTGCTGTTTTACCGACAGAATTATTGAAGCAATTAAAAGTAGGTGGAAAAATGGTCATTCCTTTGGGACCGACCGACCAACAGGTTTTATACCGATTTACAAAAATTTCTCCTACAGAAATTGAAAAAGAAGAATTTGGAGCTTATAAATTTGTACCGATGTTAAATAATACGAATCAGTAA
- a CDS encoding AIM24 family protein: MSKYSIESFVNETKENPLERDYFELEKPALLEINLNNQAVWTKTGSMVGYIGNINFERQGMLSGGLGNLLKKAISGEGSKLMKAEGTGKLYVADDGKKVRILYLNNETVCVNGNDVLAHEQSIKSDITMLKSIAGVMSGGLFQVKLSGTGHIAITTHGEPLTLLVTPDAPVFTDPNATVAWSGNLSPELKTNVSFKSLIGRGSGEEFQMKFSGNGWVLIQPYEEVYRVEK; encoded by the coding sequence ATGAGCAAATATTCTATTGAATCTTTTGTCAATGAAACAAAAGAAAACCCTCTTGAAAGAGATTATTTCGAACTGGAAAAACCAGCACTTTTAGAAATCAATTTAAATAATCAGGCGGTCTGGACAAAAACAGGAAGCATGGTTGGTTATATCGGTAATATCAATTTTGAAAGACAAGGAATGCTTTCGGGCGGGCTTGGGAATTTATTGAAAAAAGCAATCAGCGGTGAAGGTTCTAAACTGATGAAAGCTGAAGGAACCGGAAAACTGTACGTTGCAGATGATGGAAAAAAAGTAAGGATTTTATATCTAAATAATGAAACAGTTTGTGTGAACGGAAATGATGTTTTGGCACACGAACAAAGTATAAAAAGTGATATCACCATGCTGAAAAGTATTGCCGGAGTAATGTCGGGCGGATTGTTTCAGGTAAAACTTTCAGGAACTGGACATATCGCAATAACCACTCACGGTGAACCTTTAACTTTATTGGTAACTCCGGATGCACCGGTTTTCACAGATCCCAATGCAACTGTAGCCTGGTCTGGAAATTTAAGTCCTGAACTAAAAACTAATGTTTCTTTCAAAAGTTTAATTGGAAGAGGAAGTGGCGAAGAATTTCAGATGAAATTTTCCGGTAATGGATGGGTTTTGATACAACCTTATGAAGAAGTTTATAGAGTTGAAAAATAG
- the queA gene encoding tRNA preQ1(34) S-adenosylmethionine ribosyltransferase-isomerase QueA has protein sequence MKTSDFNFDLPEELLAEHPSEHRDESRLMVLDRKAQTIEHKLFKDVVDYFDEKDLFIFNNTKVFPARLYGNKEKTGAKIEVFLLRELDKETRVWDVLVDPARKIRIGNKLFFTEDESLVAEVIDNTTSRGRTLRFLFDGSYEEFRSKLKELGETPLPKYIKRDVEPEDAERYQTIYAKVEGAVAAPTAGLHFSKHLMKRLEIKGIDFAEVTLHVGLGTFNPIEVEDLSKHKMESEEIIIDEKNAEIINKAVQENRRVCAVGTTTMRAIETSVSSNRKISAFNGWTNKFIYPPHDFGIANTMITNFHTPKSTLMMMIAAFAGKDFLMHAYEEAVKEKYKFYSYGDAMLII, from the coding sequence ATGAAGACATCCGATTTTAATTTTGATCTCCCTGAAGAATTATTAGCTGAGCATCCTTCTGAACATAGAGATGAATCAAGACTTATGGTTCTTGATAGAAAAGCTCAAACTATAGAACATAAATTATTCAAAGACGTAGTAGATTATTTCGACGAGAAAGATTTGTTCATTTTCAATAATACTAAAGTTTTCCCGGCTCGTCTTTACGGAAATAAAGAAAAAACAGGAGCTAAGATTGAAGTTTTCTTGTTGAGAGAACTAGATAAAGAAACTCGTGTTTGGGATGTTTTGGTAGATCCTGCAAGAAAAATAAGAATTGGTAACAAATTATTCTTTACTGAAGATGAATCTTTGGTTGCTGAGGTGATCGATAACACAACTTCAAGAGGTAGAACTTTAAGATTCTTATTTGATGGTTCTTATGAAGAATTCAGATCTAAATTGAAAGAATTAGGAGAAACTCCGCTTCCTAAATATATCAAAAGAGATGTAGAGCCAGAAGATGCTGAAAGATATCAGACAATTTATGCAAAAGTAGAAGGAGCTGTAGCAGCACCAACTGCAGGTTTGCATTTCTCTAAGCATTTGATGAAAAGATTAGAAATCAAAGGAATTGACTTTGCTGAGGTAACGCTTCACGTTGGATTAGGAACTTTCAATCCAATCGAGGTGGAAGATCTTTCAAAGCATAAAATGGAATCTGAAGAGATTATCATCGATGAAAAAAATGCTGAAATCATCAACAAAGCTGTTCAGGAAAACAGAAGAGTTTGTGCAGTAGGAACTACAACGATGAGAGCAATTGAAACTTCTGTTTCTTCAAACAGAAAAATTTCAGCTTTCAATGGTTGGACTAATAAATTTATTTATCCACCACACGATTTTGGAATTGCTAACACAATGATTACCAATTTCCATACGCCAAAATCTACTTTAATGATGATGATCGCTGCATTTGCTGGAAAAGATTTCTTAATGCATGCCTATGAAGAAGCCGTAAAAGAAAAGTATAAATTCTATTCTTACGGTGACGCAATGTTGATTATATAA
- a CDS encoding 2-hydroxyacid dehydrogenase, whose protein sequence is MKVFINKRIPETGVIMLKEAGLEVTIPENDDLSREEWLQYCKNTDAILNVGANAFDHEFFDQCPNVKAIALFSVGFDHVDIKEANKRNVPIGNTPDVLSRATSDVAFLLMQSVARRASFYFQKVKDGNWGNFDPLYELGQELYGKTLGIFGLGRIGFEMAEKCKKAFGMNIIYHNRNHNEEAEKELDAKYVSFDELIEQSDVLSIHANFKPEQSNLFNASVFEKMKKNSIFVNTARGGFHNQKDLYQALVSGQIWGAGLDVTNPEPIEDNDPILQLSNVCVLPHIGSATIEARNGMARLAAENIIAFSKGEKMPHIANPEVY, encoded by the coding sequence ATGAAAGTTTTTATAAACAAAAGAATTCCTGAAACAGGAGTTATAATGCTGAAAGAAGCAGGTTTGGAAGTTACAATTCCGGAAAATGATGATCTGTCACGCGAAGAATGGCTACAATACTGTAAAAATACAGACGCCATTTTAAATGTTGGAGCCAATGCATTTGATCATGAATTTTTTGATCAATGTCCTAATGTAAAAGCCATTGCTTTGTTCAGTGTAGGTTTTGATCATGTTGATATTAAAGAAGCTAACAAAAGAAATGTTCCGATAGGAAATACACCGGATGTTTTGAGTCGGGCAACTTCAGATGTTGCATTTTTATTGATGCAATCGGTTGCTAGAAGAGCGAGTTTTTATTTTCAAAAAGTAAAAGATGGAAACTGGGGAAATTTTGATCCACTTTATGAGCTTGGACAGGAATTGTACGGTAAAACTTTGGGGATTTTCGGTTTAGGAAGAATTGGTTTTGAAATGGCTGAAAAATGTAAAAAAGCTTTCGGAATGAATATTATTTATCACAACAGAAATCATAATGAAGAAGCTGAAAAAGAACTTGATGCAAAATATGTTTCTTTCGATGAATTGATCGAGCAATCGGATGTTTTGAGTATTCATGCCAATTTTAAACCTGAACAAAGCAATCTTTTCAACGCTTCAGTTTTTGAAAAAATGAAAAAAAATTCCATTTTTGTGAATACAGCAAGAGGAGGTTTTCATAATCAGAAAGATCTGTATCAAGCTTTGGTTTCCGGACAAATTTGGGGAGCTGGTTTAGATGTTACGAATCCTGAACCTATTGAAGATAATGATCCGATTTTACAGTTGTCGAATGTGTGCGTTCTTCCACATATTGGTTCGGCAACCATCGAAGCCAGAAACGGAATGGCAAGATTAGCGGCAGAAAATATTATTGCTTTTTCTAAAGGTGAAAAAATGCCGCACATTGCAAATCCAGAAGTGTATTAA
- a CDS encoding S9 family peptidase produces MKLKYSLLALAAPFLMNAQQLMTPEILWTLKKVGVQAVSPDQSSLIYKVGQVDLKTEKTKNENYFLNVINNQSSKIDLGKKALVQWDKNGLYAQEGEKIYLSKDSGKTWTEFYTIGEADNIVISPDGKKIAFSKQVLVEKLMGKDKYTDTPKTTAQIYTDLNHRHWDYFNEGKYNHVFVVNTSSSVDAAKDLLEGKTWDSPQRPFGGAEDFVFSPDSSKLLYVTKPKSGKEYSTSTNTDIFAYDLASATTKNLTEGMMGYDVNPKFSPDGKWLLWQSMEHEGYEADKNDIVVMDWKTGAKSNMTGNWDESVTGTTFWSSDSKSIYFNAAFRGTVQLFSVDLKNAKVSQITKGNFDVSDIFAEGKKSLLVSKTDINHGAELFSVNLKNGELSQVTDVNKDTYAKLAQGKSELKMVKTSDGKEMGVWFHYPPNFDPNKKYPTLLYCQGGPQSGLTQFFSTRWNFALMAANGYIVVAPNRRGMPGWGTKWNEEISRDWGGQPMRDYLAATDYAKTLPYVDSERVAAVGASYGGYSVFMLAGIHENRFKTFIAHDGLFDMKSWYLTTEELWFANWDLGSPWEKPLPKAYTEFNPSNFVEKWNKPIMIIQGGIDFRVPYEQGQEAFQSAKLRGLKSKLVYFPNENHWVLHPQNGLVWQREFFDWLKETL; encoded by the coding sequence ATGAAACTTAAGTACAGTCTGCTCGCTTTGGCAGCGCCTTTCTTAATGAATGCACAACAACTCATGACACCTGAAATTCTTTGGACTTTGAAAAAAGTTGGAGTCCAGGCTGTTTCTCCCGATCAATCATCACTGATTTATAAAGTAGGACAGGTTGATCTGAAAACTGAAAAAACAAAAAACGAAAACTATTTTCTGAATGTTATCAATAATCAGTCTTCTAAAATTGATTTAGGTAAAAAAGCTTTAGTTCAGTGGGATAAAAACGGACTTTACGCTCAGGAAGGTGAGAAAATTTATCTTTCGAAAGACAGTGGGAAAACCTGGACAGAATTTTACACCATCGGTGAAGCAGATAACATTGTTATTTCTCCGGATGGAAAGAAAATTGCTTTCAGCAAACAGGTTTTGGTTGAAAAACTGATGGGGAAAGATAAATATACAGATACTCCAAAAACGACTGCACAAATTTATACAGATCTAAATCACAGACACTGGGATTATTTTAATGAAGGAAAATATAATCACGTTTTTGTGGTTAATACTTCTTCAAGTGTAGATGCTGCTAAAGATCTGTTGGAAGGAAAAACTTGGGATTCTCCACAAAGACCTTTCGGTGGAGCAGAAGATTTCGTCTTTAGCCCAGATTCTTCAAAGCTTTTATATGTTACCAAACCTAAAAGTGGCAAAGAATATTCTACAAGTACAAACACCGATATTTTTGCTTACGATTTAGCTTCAGCAACAACGAAAAATTTAACAGAAGGAATGATGGGTTATGATGTTAATCCAAAATTTTCACCAGATGGAAAATGGTTGTTGTGGCAAAGTATGGAACACGAAGGATACGAAGCCGATAAAAATGATATTGTGGTAATGGACTGGAAAACCGGTGCAAAAAGCAATATGACAGGAAACTGGGACGAAAGCGTAACCGGAACAACGTTCTGGAGCAGCGATTCTAAAAGTATCTATTTTAATGCAGCATTTCGCGGAACCGTTCAGTTATTTTCTGTAGATCTTAAAAATGCAAAAGTAAGTCAGATTACAAAAGGGAATTTTGATGTAAGTGATATTTTTGCAGAAGGAAAAAAATCTCTTTTAGTTTCAAAAACGGATATCAATCATGGTGCAGAATTGTTCTCGGTAAATCTTAAAAATGGAGAATTAAGTCAGGTTACAGATGTCAATAAAGATACTTATGCAAAACTAGCACAGGGTAAATCTGAATTGAAAATGGTGAAAACTTCAGACGGAAAAGAAATGGGAGTGTGGTTTCATTACCCACCAAATTTCGATCCGAATAAAAAATATCCAACTTTATTGTATTGTCAGGGAGGTCCACAATCTGGATTAACTCAATTTTTCAGCACAAGATGGAATTTTGCTTTGATGGCAGCAAACGGTTACATTGTTGTTGCACCAAACCGTCGCGGAATGCCGGGTTGGGGAACCAAATGGAACGAAGAAATCTCAAGAGATTGGGGTGGACAACCGATGAGGGATTATTTGGCAGCAACAGATTATGCTAAAACTTTACCTTATGTAGATAGTGAAAGAGTTGCAGCTGTTGGAGCTAGTTACGGTGGTTACAGTGTATTTATGTTAGCTGGAATTCACGAAAACAGATTCAAAACATTCATCGCTCACGACGGATTATTTGATATGAAATCTTGGTATTTAACGACGGAAGAACTTTGGTTTGCAAACTGGGATCTTGGTTCGCCTTGGGAAAAACCTCTTCCAAAAGCATATACAGAATTTAATCCAAGCAATTTTGTGGAAAAATGGAATAAGCCAATTATGATTATTCAGGGTGGAATTGATTTTAGAGTACCATACGAGCAAGGTCAGGAAGCCTTTCAATCTGCAAAGTTAAGAGGCTTAAAATCTAAATTAGTGTATTTTCCGAACGAAAACCACTGGGTTCTTCATCCACAAAACGGTTTAGTTTGGCAGAGAGAATTTTTTGATTGGTTGAAAGAAACTTTGTAG
- a CDS encoding DNA-deoxyinosine glycosylase, which translates to MQNRISSFPPFIDEQSEILILGSIPGVKSLEKQQYYAHPQNKFWKIIFELFNEKFTEDYSERINILKKNHIAIWDVIDSCERKGSLDSEIKNEEANQIEKLLESYPNIKAVFCNGGKSYKNLQKLLGKNFRIPIYLLPSTSPLHTISFERKFEDWKKVLDYL; encoded by the coding sequence ATGCAAAACCGAATCTCATCATTCCCGCCATTTATCGATGAACAATCTGAAATTTTAATTTTAGGTTCAATTCCTGGTGTGAAATCTCTTGAAAAACAACAGTATTACGCTCATCCCCAAAACAAATTCTGGAAAATTATTTTTGAATTGTTTAATGAAAAATTTACAGAAGATTATTCAGAACGAATTAATATTTTAAAGAAAAACCACATCGCAATTTGGGATGTGATCGATTCCTGTGAAAGAAAAGGAAGCCTTGATTCTGAAATTAAAAATGAAGAAGCCAATCAGATTGAAAAACTGTTAGAAAGCTATCCAAATATAAAAGCTGTTTTCTGTAACGGTGGAAAGTCGTATAAAAATCTACAGAAGTTATTAGGCAAAAATTTTAGAATTCCAATTTATTTATTGCCTTCTACAAGTCCGCTTCACACCATTTCTTTTGAAAGAAAATTTGAGGATTGGAAAAAGGTATTAGATTATTTATAA
- the rlmN gene encoding 23S rRNA (adenine(2503)-C(2))-methyltransferase RlmN, with protein MKDIRTLSLDQLKDYFGSLGEKPFRAKQVYDWLWSKNLHSIEEMTNLSKQLRDRISEEYTINPVSVDQLQKSTDGTIKNGVKLHDGLLVESVLIPTETRTTACVSSQVGCSLNCEFCATARLKRMRNLEVAEIVDQVALIDSQSKMYFNRPLSNIVFMGMGEPMMNYKNVVEAIRKITQPEGLGMSPRRITVSTSGLPKMIKMLADDDLRVKLALSLHSAIESKRNEIMPFSDKFPLTDIMESLQYWYKKTGSVITFEYCVWKGINDGDEDIKALIKYCKQVPSKVNLIQYNPIGDGKYDQCNKKAEDNYVRQLENAGITVMIRKSRGGDIDAACGQLANKVTD; from the coding sequence ATGAAAGATATAAGAACTCTATCCCTCGACCAGCTTAAAGATTATTTTGGATCTTTAGGAGAAAAACCGTTTCGTGCGAAACAGGTTTACGATTGGCTGTGGAGCAAAAACCTGCATTCAATAGAGGAGATGACGAATCTTTCAAAGCAGCTTCGTGACAGAATTTCTGAGGAATATACGATCAATCCTGTTTCTGTAGATCAGCTTCAGAAGAGTACAGACGGAACCATAAAAAACGGAGTGAAACTTCACGACGGTTTATTGGTAGAATCTGTTTTAATTCCGACAGAAACCAGAACGACAGCTTGTGTTTCTTCACAGGTGGGATGTTCTTTAAACTGCGAATTTTGCGCAACAGCAAGACTCAAAAGAATGAGAAATCTTGAAGTTGCTGAAATCGTAGATCAGGTTGCGTTAATCGACAGCCAAAGCAAAATGTATTTCAACAGACCGCTTTCCAATATCGTATTTATGGGAATGGGAGAGCCGATGATGAATTACAAAAATGTTGTCGAAGCTATCAGAAAAATTACTCAACCGGAAGGTTTGGGAATGTCACCAAGAAGAATTACCGTTTCTACATCCGGACTTCCGAAGATGATAAAAATGCTCGCAGATGATGATTTGCGTGTGAAATTAGCCTTGTCACTTCACTCAGCGATAGAATCTAAGCGTAACGAAATTATGCCGTTCTCGGATAAATTTCCTTTGACGGATATTATGGAGTCTCTTCAATATTGGTACAAAAAAACAGGCTCAGTCATTACTTTTGAATATTGTGTTTGGAAAGGAATTAATGATGGCGATGAAGATATTAAAGCTTTAATTAAATATTGCAAACAAGTTCCTTCTAAAGTAAATTTGATTCAATACAACCCAATCGGTGACGGAAAATATGACCAGTGTAACAAAAAAGCGGAAGACAATTACGTTCGTCAGCTTGAAAATGCCGGAATTACCGTTATGATCCGTAAAAGTAGAGGTGGTGATATTGATGCAGCTTGTGGGCAGTTAGCTAATAAAGTGACCGACTAA
- a CDS encoding Gfo/Idh/MocA family protein — MLKAGLVGAGHLGKIHLRLLNQSDKYDFVGFHDKDVENGRKLEAEFGYKYFENFDELLDQIEMLDIVTPTLYHYDYALKAIEKGLHFFIEKPVTQTLEQAEEILSKCRENGIKAQVGHVERYNPAFIGAKDYIQNPMFIEIHRLAEFNPRGTDVSVVLDLMIHDLDILLSVVKSKVKNIHASGVCVVSKTPDITNARIEFENGCVANLTTSRISMKAMRKSRFFQKDAYISVDFLEKKAEVIRMKDAPENPTPFDMIIENAEGEKNQILFEYPNIQANNAILDELNSFADAILENKNVEVSLEDGTEALKVALEIMKLIS; from the coding sequence ATGTTAAAAGCAGGTTTGGTAGGCGCCGGACATTTGGGAAAAATACATTTAAGACTTCTTAATCAGTCTGATAAATACGATTTCGTAGGTTTCCACGATAAAGATGTAGAAAACGGAAGAAAGCTAGAAGCTGAATTCGGATATAAATATTTTGAAAATTTTGATGAATTATTAGATCAGATTGAAATGTTGGATATTGTTACTCCAACACTTTATCATTATGATTATGCTCTGAAAGCTATCGAAAAAGGTCTTCATTTTTTCATTGAAAAACCAGTAACGCAAACTTTGGAACAGGCTGAAGAAATCCTTTCAAAATGTCGTGAAAATGGCATCAAAGCACAGGTTGGTCACGTTGAAAGATACAATCCTGCATTTATTGGAGCGAAAGATTACATTCAGAATCCGATGTTTATTGAAATTCACCGTTTGGCAGAATTTAATCCGCGTGGAACTGATGTTTCTGTAGTTTTAGACTTAATGATTCACGACCTTGATATTTTATTGAGTGTAGTAAAATCAAAAGTAAAAAATATTCATGCAAGCGGCGTTTGTGTAGTAAGCAAAACTCCGGATATTACCAATGCAAGAATTGAGTTTGAAAATGGGTGTGTTGCCAATTTAACGACGTCAAGAATTTCTATGAAAGCGATGAGAAAAAGTCGTTTTTTCCAGAAAGACGCTTATATTTCTGTTGATTTCCTGGAGAAAAAAGCCGAGGTGATCAGAATGAAAGATGCTCCCGAAAATCCTACTCCATTCGATATGATTATTGAAAATGCAGAAGGTGAGAAAAATCAGATTTTATTTGAATATCCAAATATTCAGGCAAACAATGCGATTTTAGATGAATTAAATTCTTTTGCTGATGCCATTTTAGAAAATAAAAATGTAGAAGTTTCTTTGGAAGACGGAACCGAAGCGTTGAAAGTAGCTTTAGAAATTATGAAACTGATTTCTTAA
- a CDS encoding FN3 associated domain-containing protein: MSVSTHFYNPYQMTIQGNGTIYYTTDGTTPTLSSSSAVNSVNILIDQNKEIKAFLVNNTGNTSAVFTKKYFTGAIPDAHIFFKPPSGWTNGACVRVEMINPNSIDGFVIDNLGSGYSMNNTGCDGWYKITKSFETANVSFTNCYLYQNFPGNIDTPLIPMGSNIYYDFSSGIITNPPSCLLSTKDVTKQNITLVKVYPNPVAEILQINTDKDFVMYEILDGTGRVISKEKFSKSIPVNHLSSGSYFVKLIDNKHDFVFVKFIKK; the protein is encoded by the coding sequence ATGTCAGTGTCTACCCATTTTTATAATCCTTACCAAATGACTATTCAGGGGAACGGAACAATATATTACACAACAGATGGAACAACGCCAACTTTAAGCTCAAGTTCAGCAGTTAATAGTGTCAATATTTTAATTGATCAAAATAAAGAAATTAAAGCCTTTTTGGTAAATAACACAGGAAATACATCTGCCGTTTTCACCAAAAAATATTTTACAGGAGCAATTCCTGATGCACATATTTTCTTTAAACCTCCATCAGGATGGACAAACGGAGCTTGTGTAAGAGTTGAAATGATCAATCCGAATTCAATTGATGGTTTTGTCATAGACAATTTAGGTTCCGGATATTCTATGAACAATACCGGATGTGATGGATGGTACAAAATCACTAAAAGTTTTGAAACCGCTAATGTAAGTTTCACCAACTGTTATTTATATCAAAATTTCCCTGGGAATATAGATACCCCATTAATTCCTATGGGAAGTAACATTTATTATGATTTTAGCAGCGGGATAATCACCAATCCTCCATCTTGTTTATTGAGTACAAAAGATGTTACAAAACAAAACATTACTCTGGTTAAAGTTTATCCGAATCCTGTTGCAGAGATTTTACAGATTAATACCGATAAAGATTTTGTAATGTATGAAATTTTGGATGGAACAGGAAGAGTAATTTCAAAAGAAAAATTCTCCAAGTCAATACCAGTTAATCATTTGAGTTCAGGAAGTTATTTTGTGAAATTAATTGATAACAAGCATGATTTTGTTTTTGTTAAATTTATAAAGAAGTAA